The proteins below are encoded in one region of Helianthus annuus cultivar XRQ/B chromosome 2, HanXRQr2.0-SUNRISE, whole genome shotgun sequence:
- the LOC110898922 gene encoding putative F-box/kelch-repeat protein At1g12870: MELIGDDMIFEEILSRLPAKAVCRFKCVSKQWCYELSTPKFVFIHTRRVGNSIQKKLLSLKESSIVVDDIVSGNLEVDTSKTVNFPYDVHPSFLSIICSFNGLILVCIKRNPNELVLWNPTTRRFKLISDDYFIRYFGRHYDTGGMYLDEDNDLKVLHINCYWDVVTARVYSRRHDSWRKLNFLNGTQFASNFYSWSSGIYSGKTIYFIVSSYWIPPSERNIVAYDVISESFSLLRFPERIEVNPCQVHFLTISNKLHVIVVHYAGELIADLVKYEQDDWIKVFSFNKARIVQHLEPQQRTNAIQDNKWLITSICGDTVEVLLCNDSFNYIQHVDSYNGPKGALFLETIVSPFD; encoded by the coding sequence ATGGAACTTATTGGGGATGACATGATATTTGAAGAGATCTTATCGAGACTACCTGCAAAGGCAGTTTGTCGTTTCAAATGTGTTTCTAAACAATGGTGTTATGAATTATCCAcaccaaagtttgttttcatccaTACTCGGCGAGTTGGAAATTCAATACAAAAGAAGCTGCTCTCCTTGAAAGAAAGTTCCATAGTCGTTGACGACATAGTATCTGGCAACTTAGAAGTCGATACTAGCAAAACCGTAAATTTTCCATATGATGTCCATCCATCCTTTTTAAGCATTATATGTTCGTTTAATGGTCTGATTTTAGTTTGCATTAAAAGGAATCCCAATGAGCTGGTCCTTTGGAATCCAACGACGAGACGTTTTAAGTTGATATCGGACGACTACTTTATTCGTTATTTTGGTCGACACTACGATACTGGTGGAATGTACTTAGACGAGGACAACGATCTAAAAGTGCTTCATATTAATTGTTACTGGGACGTAGTTACTGCTCGTGTATATTCACGACGTCATGACTCATGGAGGAAATTAAACTTCTTGAACGGAACTCAATTCGCTTCAAACTTTTATTCATGGTCTTCTGGAATTTATTCCGGCAAAACAATATATTTCATTGTTTCAAGTTACTGGATTCCACCTAGTGAAAGGAACATAGTTGCTTACGATGTTATCTCTGAATCTTTCAGTTTACTTCGTTTTCCGGAGCGTATTGAAGTCAATCCTTGCCAAGTACATTTTCTAACAATTTCGAACAAGCTCCATGTCATTGTTGTTCATTATGCTGGTGAACTAATTGCAGATTTGGTCAAATATGAACAGGATGACTGGATCAAGGTCTTTTCTTTCAATAAGGCTCGCATAGTTCAACATTTGGAGCCTCAGCAAAGGACAAATGCAATTCAAGACAACAAGTGGTTGATAACCAGTATTTGTGGAGATACTGTTGAAGTTCTACTTTGCAATGATTCTTTTAACTACATCCAACATGTTGACAGCTACAACGGACCGAAAGGCGCATTATTTTTGGAGACAATTGTTTCGCCTTTCGATTAA